Proteins encoded by one window of Aminivibrio sp.:
- a CDS encoding RraA family protein codes for MPVGFRVFLKRNLPPKELVESFRTIPAANIADCMGRHNAMIPEIRLMTKPGEVNMAGVALTVKTRCGDNLMIHQGLDMATEGDVLVIANEGGRNRSLLGEIMYRYAERKNMAGIVLDGPIRDALQISGGSVPLYATGSTPGGPYKEGPGEVNVPVSCGSVHVNPGDIIVGDPDGVIVIPRQDAEEVLEAVKAFQQNDRRKLQAAIDGTADRSWVMKQLEAKKCEFSDGVCG; via the coding sequence ATGCCCGTAGGATTCCGCGTTTTTCTTAAAAGAAACCTTCCCCCGAAAGAGCTTGTCGAAAGCTTCCGGACGATTCCGGCGGCAAACATAGCCGACTGCATGGGACGCCACAACGCCATGATTCCCGAGATCCGGCTGATGACGAAGCCGGGCGAGGTTAACATGGCAGGTGTCGCCCTGACGGTGAAAACCCGCTGCGGGGATAACCTGATGATCCACCAGGGACTCGATATGGCAACCGAAGGGGATGTCCTGGTGATTGCCAACGAAGGGGGAAGAAACAGGTCCCTCCTCGGGGAAATAATGTACCGGTATGCCGAGAGAAAAAATATGGCCGGAATCGTCCTCGACGGGCCGATTCGGGATGCCCTCCAGATCTCCGGCGGTTCCGTCCCGCTCTACGCCACCGGTTCGACCCCAGGCGGCCCCTACAAAGAAGGGCCCGGCGAGGTGAACGTTCCCGTCTCCTGCGGCAGCGTGCACGTCAATCCCGGGGACATCATCGTCGGAGATCCTGACGGTGTCATCGTCATTCCCAGGCAGGACGCGGAGGAAGTGCTCGAAGCGGTGAAGGCGTTCCAGCAGAATGACCGGAGGAAACTCCAGGCCGCCATCGACGGCACTGCCGACAGAAGCTGGGTCATGAAACAGCTTGAAGCGAAGAAATGTGAATTTTCGGACGGGGTTTGCGGCTGA
- a CDS encoding TAXI family TRAP transporter solute-binding subunit, protein MKRSVLAVLVAVCLVVFASPVTADDVFVRIGTSSVGGGFYLIGNTIAQLGTEVEKSINFTAVTGGSIKNCINLGNKEVELGMAQSSTVNDAWNGTGSFKEPIKTLRYVTAIYPMPAHILVNLDAGIKSIGDFKGKRVDYGSVGQGIEVNVREMMSVYGLTDDDVKIERFGRSEVAEALKVGDSQAHIWTTNAPNAQVTDMIRSGKVGLIGIEPEKIKEIVAKFPHYAPMVIPGGVYAGYDKDIPVVGAVGSLLTYEDMPEDVIYKITKMIHSNTKFLQERLNYFNNLTLDFALAGMAVPLHPGAKKFYVEAGLIKE, encoded by the coding sequence ATGAAACGTAGTGTTTTGGCTGTTTTGGTTGCAGTGTGTCTGGTGGTGTTCGCGTCTCCTGTGACGGCGGATGATGTTTTCGTACGCATCGGGACAAGCAGCGTGGGCGGAGGATTCTATCTCATCGGCAATACCATCGCCCAGCTTGGAACAGAGGTCGAGAAGAGCATCAACTTCACCGCGGTCACCGGCGGATCCATCAAGAACTGCATCAACCTGGGCAACAAGGAAGTGGAGCTCGGCATGGCGCAGTCCTCCACCGTGAACGACGCATGGAACGGCACCGGGTCGTTCAAGGAGCCCATCAAGACCCTCCGGTATGTTACGGCCATCTATCCCATGCCCGCCCATATCCTTGTGAACCTTGACGCCGGAATCAAGAGCATCGGCGACTTCAAGGGCAAGAGGGTCGACTACGGTTCGGTCGGGCAGGGCATCGAGGTCAACGTCCGTGAAATGATGTCCGTGTACGGCCTCACCGATGACGATGTCAAGATCGAACGGTTCGGCCGCTCGGAAGTGGCCGAAGCCCTCAAGGTGGGAGACTCCCAGGCCCACATTTGGACCACCAATGCGCCGAACGCTCAGGTCACGGACATGATCCGCTCCGGCAAAGTCGGGCTCATCGGCATCGAACCTGAAAAGATCAAGGAAATAGTCGCGAAGTTCCCCCACTACGCGCCTATGGTGATACCCGGCGGTGTGTATGCGGGATATGACAAGGACATCCCCGTGGTGGGTGCCGTCGGCTCGCTTCTCACCTACGAAGACATGCCCGAAGACGTCATTTACAAGATCACGAAGATGATCCACAGCAACACGAAATTCCTGCAGGAAAGGCTGAATTACTTCAACAACCTCACCCTCGACTTTGCCCTTGCGGGAATGGCGGTACCCCTTCATCCCGGCGCAAAGAAGTTCTACGTTGAAGCCGGCCTGATCAAGGAATAG